One window from the genome of Amaranthus tricolor cultivar Red isolate AtriRed21 chromosome 9, ASM2621246v1, whole genome shotgun sequence encodes:
- the LOC130823341 gene encoding uncharacterized protein LOC130823341 — protein MEQMIQMFQKLNKLNNQTENPTSVKISEKLIYHNYTKWCKLMHVAIGGRGRLSHITVVPPPPSDPNYVQWEQRDAMVISWIIENIDGEIVNQFLDYTTAQSLWLGFERLLGYGRDELQIFDLSSKAATMKQGNDTIETYYGKLNMLWKDIDRRMPNPMTCSQDITEFNRYIQRQRLYQFLNGIHDNIDKERREILNSVPLPMVEIAYATIKREITRRRIMNGLSSLGTNPSDIGSGLATRNKAFQKSREEDDRSKLRCTHCGGSRHIRKDASRLWDTLSGGTIYRNSGPPPRHRQAGPAARPT, from the coding sequence atggaacaaatgatTCAGATGTTCCAGAAACTCAACAAATTAAACAATCAAACAGAAAATCCAACCTCTgtcaaaatttcagaaaaactcATATATcacaattacacaaaatggtGCAAATTAATGCACGTAGCCATTGGAGGTCGAGGGCGGCTCAGCCACATCACTGTCGTCCCTCCACCCCCATCAGATCCCAATTACGTTCAATGGGAACAAAGAGACGCCATGGTCATATCATGGATAATTGAGAACATAGATGGAGAGATTGTCAATCAGTTCCTAGATTATACGACAGCACAAAGTCTATGGCTAGGATTCGAAAGGCTTTTGGGATATGGAAGGGATGAACTTCAAATTTTTGATCTCAGTTCCAAGGCAGCGACAATGAAACAAGGCAATGACACTATAGAAACTTACTATGGTAAACTAAACATGTTGTGGAAAGACATTGACCGGAGAATGCCAAACCCGATGACATGCTCACAAGACATAACCGAGTTTAATAGATACATACAGAGACAACGACTTTACCAATTCCTCAATGGAATTCATGATAATATTGACAAAGAAAGGAGAGAAATCCTCAACAGTGTACCCTTACCGATGGTGGAGATAGCCTATGCTACAATCAAACGAGAAATAACACGCCGGCGGATTATGAATGGCCTCTCATCTCTGGGAACAAATCCCTCAGATATTGGATCGGGCTTGGCCACAAGAAACAAAGCCTTCCAGAAAAGCCGAGAAGAAGATGACCGGAGTAAACTCCGATGTACTCATTGTGGTGGTTCAAGGCATATAAGGAAGGATGCTTCAAGATTGTGGGATACCCTGAGTGGTGGGACGATCTACAGAAACAGCGggccgccaccaaggcaccggcaagccggaccggcggcaaggccCACCTAA
- the LOC130823342 gene encoding uncharacterized protein LOC130823342 — protein MPSCLLKMDLRKAYDTLNWDFLKDMMVALNFLHRFIKIIMTCVTSTQHALILNGTPLDMFKAKRGQQGKPRSLNFTRRCSKIQLNHLAFVDDLMLFCKRDNQSIKILTQGVELFPSSSNLFANNTKSGIYLAGVTNEVRDHAASILDFSFEHLPIKYLGMPLTAKRYTVVDCEYLVDKMTVRIRSWIARNLSYTARLQLVNSVLMSISKY, from the exons ATGCCTAGCTGCCTCCTTAAGATGGACCTCAGGAAGGCTTATGACACTCTCAACTGGGATTTTCTCAAGGACATGATGGTGGCTCTCAATTTCCTGCACCGGTTTATAAAGATCATCATGACATGTGTTACCTCCACCCAACACGCACTGATTTTGAACGGAACTCCCCTAGACATGTTCAAGGCCAAAAGAGGG CAGCAGGGGAAACCGAGGAGTTTAAATTTCACCCGGAGATGTTCTAAAATACAACTCAACCACTTAGCTTTTGTTGATGACTTGATGCTTTTCTGCAAGAGAGATAATCAATCTATTAAGATCCTCACCCAAGGTGTAGAGCTTTTTCCCTCCAGCTCGAATCTCTTTGCAAACAATACCAAATCTGGGATCTACCTTGCAGGAGTTACTAATGAGGTCCGAGACCACGCGGCTAGCATCTTGGACTTCTCTTTTGAACACCTCCCAATTAAATATCTTGGCATGCCCCTTACTGCCAAACGATACACAGTTGTAGATTGTGAATACTTGGTTGATAAAATGACAGTCCGTATCCGCTCCTGGATTGCAAGGAACCTCTCTTACACAGCTCGACTACAACTGGTCAACTCGGTTCTCATGAGCATCTCCAAGTACTAG